A genomic stretch from Anopheles nili chromosome X, idAnoNiliSN_F5_01, whole genome shotgun sequence includes:
- the LOC128728531 gene encoding calcium/calmodulin-dependent protein kinase type 1-like: MHEQGVVHRDLKPENMMYSSAAEDIKIMLTDFGLSMMEGSSSTRSVFGSIGVISYILLCENQPFDAEDEENLIVQNLKGEFEFNSSS, from the coding sequence ATGCATGAGCAAGGCGTCGTGCACCGGGACCTGAAGCCAGAAAACATGATGTACTCCAGCGCAGCGGAGGACATCAAAATAATGCTCACCGACTTCGGCCTCTCGATGATGGAGGGTTCCAGCTCCACGAGGAGCGTTTTCGGTAGCATAGGAGTCATCTCGTACATCCTACTGTGCGAGAATCAACCGTTCGACGCCGAGGACGAGGAGAACCTGATCGTACAGAACCTGAAGGGGGAGTTCGAGTTCAACTCATCGTCATAG
- the LOC128728400 gene encoding peptidyl-prolyl cis-trans isomerase-like 1, with protein sequence MLAIQSVNSGGIPDKLWQPNFATFETTMGEITIELYWKHAPNTCRNFAELTRRGYYNGTQMHRIIRDFMIQGGDPTGTGRGGQSIYGATFPDEFHGDLKHTGAGIISMANSGPDTNGSQFFITLGPAQWLDGKHTIFGRVHTGMQVVKRIGLVETDKNDRPLEAVKIVKGKVEKY encoded by the exons ATGTTAGCGATTCAATCCGTCAATTCTGGAGGAATTCCAGACAAACTATGGCAACCAAATTTTGCGACTTTTGAAACAAC CATGGGGGAAATAACAATCGAGCTATACTGGAAACATGCTCCAAATACGTGCAGAAACTTTGCTGAGCTAACTCGAAGAGGCTACTACAATGGAACGCAGATGCACCGAATAATACGGGATTTCATGATTCAAGGAGGCGATCCTACTGGCACCGGTCGTGGTGGCCAGTCAATATATGGAGCTACATTTCCCGATGAGTTTCATGGCGACCTGAAACACACGGGTGCGGGAATAATTTCAATGGCCAACTCCGGTCCCGATACGAACGGATCGCAGTTTTTCATCACCCTCGGTCCCGCACAGTGGCTAGATGGAAAGCATACTATTTTCGGGCGTGTGCACACAGGAATGCAGGTAGTCAAGCGAATAGGGCTTGTGGAAACGGATAAAAATGACCGCCCATTGGAAGCCGTCAAAatagtgaaaggaaaagttgaaaaatattaa